The Punica granatum isolate Tunisia-2019 chromosome 4, ASM765513v2, whole genome shotgun sequence genome has a window encoding:
- the LOC116204642 gene encoding GATA transcription factor 25: protein MYTPMNLPKQQIVRRGPADDDDGDGSSSAPAGTADSLGHPHMAYEVHGLDDGAAAAAGMGGVIESIPPDAVYATGSGSEMAIPDGEDSSQLTLSFRGQVYVFDAVTPKKVHAVLLLLGGCELSSGVQGVEMAQDNHRGGLDFPTRCSQPQRAASLNRFRQKRKERCFDKKVRYSVRQEVALRMQRNKGQFTSSKKPDGAVSWGSGNDSGQDDNPQETCCTHCGISSKCTPMMRRGPSGPRSLCNACGLFWANRGTLRDLSKRNQDSSLTPSEQGVNETNGSVCGTGKHSHGSIDPFSNGDNQSLIAEQ from the exons ATGTACACTCCGATGAACCTGCCCAAGCAGCAGATCGTCCGCCGCGGCCCCGCCGACGATGACGACGGAGACGGCTCCTCCTCCGCCCCCGCAGGGACAGCCGATTCCCTCGGCCACCCACACATGGCATACGAGGTTCACGGCCTCGACGACGGCGCCGCCGCGGCCGCCGGCATGGGAGGCGTGATCGAGAGCATCCCCCCGGACGCCGTTTACGCCACTGGGTCTGGCTCCGAGATGGCGATCCCCGACGGCGAGGACTCCAGTCAGCTTACGCTGTCGTTCAGAGGGCAGGTTTATGTGTTCGATGCGGTCACTCCTAAAAAG GTTCATGCAGTGTTATTACTGCTGGGAGGATGTGAATTGTCTTCAGGTGTGCAAGGCGTGGAAATGGCTCAAGATAACCATAGG GGTGGATTGGATTTCCCAACACGTTGCAGTCAACCACAGAGAGCAGCTTCATTAAATAGATTCCgtcaaaagagaaaagaacgGTGCTTTGACAAGAAAGTTAGATACAGTGTCCGCCAAGAAGTTGCACTCAG AATGCAGCGCAACAAGGGTCAGTTTACGTCGTCAAAGAAACCTGATGGAGCTGTCAGCTGGGGTTCTGGGAATGATTCAGGACAAGATGACAACCCACAAGAAACTTG TTGTACTCATTGTGGTATAAGTTCGAAGTGTACACCGATGATGCGGCGGGGACCATCAGGTCCTCGATCTCTTTGTAATGCCTGTGGACTCTTCTGGGCAAACAGG GGAACCTTGAGGGACCTTTCGAAGAGAAACCAAGACTCCTCTCTGACCCCATCTGAGCAG GGCGTAAATGAGACGAATGGGTCGGTGTGTGGGACGGGGAAGCACTCGCATGGCAGCATCGATCCTTTCTCAAATGGAGATAACCAAAGTCTAATAGCTGAGCAATGA